The following is a genomic window from Salmo salar chromosome ssa23, Ssal_v3.1, whole genome shotgun sequence.
tgtgggacgctacctggccaacatccagtgaataCTCATTATTAAAAATTCATAAAACGGGTGTTATACATCAGTTTAAAGATTAACTccttgttaatccaaccagtgtcagacttcaaaaaggctttacggcgaatgcataccatgcgattatctgagaacagcgcccagtaGACAAATCAttaaacagttaccagccaagtagaggagttacacaagtcagaaatggtGATAAAATGAATcgcttacctttgatcttcatattgttgcactcacaagactcccatttactcaaattatttgttttgttcgataaagtccctctttatatccaaaaacctctgttttgttcagtaatccacaggctcaaaggcagtcacagaTGAAAAATCTGAAAAGTATCAgtgaagttcgtagaaacatgtcaaacgatgtttataatcaatcctcaggttgtttttagtcataataatcaataacatttcaaccggacaatggcttcatcaatataaaaggaaaacaagaaaggtgtgctctcggtcgtgcgcatgaaaaacctcggacactgcagtgtccactcattcaaagtggtcttactccctcatttttcagaatacaaacctgaaactatttctaaagactgttgacatctagtggaagccataggaagtgcaatttgagtccgaagtcaatggatactgtaatggcattaAATAGAAAACTACTTCCTGGATGGGTttctcgggtttttgcctgccatatcagttctgtaatactcacatacattattttaacagtttgggAACtttaatgttttctatccaaatctaccaattatatgcatatccaatcttctgggcctgagtagcaggcagtttacttttggcatgcttttcatccagaggtgaaagtggtgccccctaccctagtgaggttaaataTAAAATGCCATTCATTAGCAGATTTTATCCATGGAAACTTTCTGTATATTCAACTAGAGTATTAAATGTTTAGCGTTTTAAACTGTTGAGCCTGATGATGCAATGTTTTTGAACAGGGCCCTACTACTGTGGCGTGGGAGCAGACAAGGCGTATGGTAGAGATATCGTAGAAGCCCACTATAGAGCTTGTCTTTATGCTGGGGTTAAGATCTGTGGCACCAACGCTGAAGTCATGCCAGCTCAGGTAAGAACCACTTGACTattctactgaacaaaaatataaatgcaatgttttgaaagatattactgagttagttcatataaggaaatcggtcaatttaaataaacaaggccctaatctatggatttcacatgacctgGAATACAGATAACTTTATAAAAAAGGTGTAGATCAAAAAACCTGTCAGTATCTTGTGACCACCATATTGCCTCATGCAGAGCGACACTTCTTCgcatagttgatcaggctgttgattgtggcctgtggaatgttgtcccactcctcttcaatggctgtgtgaagttgctgtatATTGGCGGTAACTGGAACCCGCTGTTGTACACCTCAATCCATAGCATCTCATACgcgctcaatgggtgacatgtctgactATGCAGGTCCTGGAAGAattgggatattttcagcttccaggaattgtgtacagatactTTCGACATGGGagtgtgcattatcatgctgaaacatggggtggtggatgaatggcatgagaATGAGCCTTGGGATAggtatctgtgcattcaaatttccatcgctaaaatgcaattgtgttcattgttcgtagcttatgcctgcccataccataacctcactgccaccatggggcactgttcacaacgttgacatcagcaaactgctcgccaaCGCGACGCCATacatgcggttgtgaggccggttggacgtactgccaaatctctaaaatgatgttggtggtgacttatggtagagaaaataactttcaattatctggcaacagctctggttggCATTCCTGCAGTTACCATGCCAACTGCACATTCCCACaacttgacatctgtggcattgttgtgagaactgcacattttagtggccttttgtccccagcacaaggttgcacctgtgtaatcatcatgctgtttaatcagcttcttaatatgccacacctgtgttatcttggcaaaagagaaatgctcactaacagggatgtaaacaaatgtgcacAATTCGAGAAATGAGCTTTTTCTGCATATTGGAAGAGTTCTTGGATACATTTTCAGCTCctgaaacatgtgaccaacactttacatgttgcatttatatttttgttcaatatacagATTAGGCCTAGAATTAGATTATTCATGCAGGATTAGGCAAAATCTGTGTCCATGAAACTCTGTAAATATTCAAAACCATCATCTCTCTGACTCTTATTGTCTTCCAGTGGGAGTTCCAGGTTGGGCCATGTGAAGGTATCAACATGGGTGACCACCTCTGGGCTGCTCGGTTCATCCTCCACCGGGTGTGTGAAGACTTTGGCGTCGTGGCCTCATTCGACCCCAAGCCCATCCCTGGGAATTGGAACGGCGCTGGCTGCCATACAAACTTTAGCACCAAGGAGATGAGAGAAGATGGTGGATTGAGGTAGGCATGTATTCAATTGTGCTGTAAACCCACTGCTCTATTTTTAAGGCCGGTTTTACTGAACAAATATTAAGCCTAGGCAAATGGCAATTCTCCATTGATAATGCTTCTTAGTTGAAGACTAAACTCAATCCAACCTGGGAAACCGGTATCGTAAGGTTTTTAAGTCAAGTCTTTTTAGCAGTGGATTAACCCCTTCTATCCACACAGGGGCATCGAAGATTCGATTGAGAAGTTGGGAAGGCGACACCGCTACCACATCCGTGCCTACGACCCCAAAGGGGGGCTGGACAACGCCCGGCGCTTGACTGGTCACCACGAAACGTCCAACATCCACGAGTTCTCAGCCGGCGTGGCGAACCGTGGTGCCAGCATCCGCATACCCCGCTCGGTGGGTCAGGACAAGAAGGGCTACTTCGAGGACCGCCGCCCATCTGCTAACTGTGACCCATATGCAGTCACTGAAGCTCTGATACGCACATGTTTGCTCAGTGAAGAGGGGGAGGAACCTAAAGAATACAGCAAATGAACTAGATACTCTTTTGGTCTGAAATAATCCCCCTCCTGTCCTATTGAGCTACATCTCAAGTGTCATTCCAAGTGCTGTTTTGTCTGTGGCTTTGTAAACCCCTTGCATATTACAAGTCTTGACCATCCATGTATGGCTTGCTTTTAACCCTTTTCATGGGAGAATCTTCGGCACATTCTGCAGTCTGTGCTCAGGGTAGAGTAGACCCCTACCTTTTGATCACTGCCAACATTGCCCTTTttaattgatgctatggacttaaTGATTCCAAACAGATGTCTGTTGGAGGGATAAATGTGTATGTATAGGTCTAGTTATGTGTATCCATTTGCTACTCATAatattgtttaacatgatttaCTAACCAAGATGCTGTAGATGTTTGTATACTGTTTGAGTGGCCAGCTATGGTACTTATATTGCAAGTGACAGGTTCTGTCTTTTTTGTAACATAAAAAAAATTCTAATTTTACCATAATCTTTCTTGTTTGGCTTTTTAATAGTATGTGATTTTTATATCACATTTATAAACTGAGCTATGGATGGCCAGTTATTGCacccatgatatcaaaattatagttaaCAATGTTGAGGCCAAtctgagtaaaacaagcttattttgggttctgatggggtacgacagttggaACTAATCTCATGAGGCTTTTAAGTTAATCTTAAATAATCAATGGGGACATTAAGTACAAAAATagctgtagcaactgctgattgccctttTAACATTGCTGAACTGTGACCTGGCCTAgatttccccccccccaaagacCAGGCAAAGCAGAAGCGAGGGCACAGAGATTAATTTTGGTTTACAAGCAATATTCTGTAAGACTTTACTGTAAAGGTAACCTTGTCAGATCAACACTGAGGACATCTACTTCTCAATTATAGACTAATCAGGAGCATAACCTTGGCTCAATCAATGTGATGAAAGTATGAGTATATAAtttccctcctgtcctcttcacCTAGCTGGTCAGATCTTTTAGGGCATCTTGAATTTACTAGTTTCACGAGACTGAATTAAATTAGCCTAACTTACTGTAGGAAAACTTGTATATTGAGTGTTTAACAATTGAAATAAGATTGATGCATACTGAATACTCATGATGGCAGAccagaattaattttcacttgaaTAGGTAACAATTTAACTTAATATCTGTATTTCAAAATAGCAAAGATTCAGTGAGGAAGGAAGTATCTGAAGACAATGGCCTGACCACACAttcttgtcaggtttttgcatATTTCTAGAGAAGCTTTGGCACAAATCACAATAGCCACACAAGGAATTGCACAACCAATTATTAGTATACTGAGAGAGCTTCCAACATCCATCCAATCACGTTCTGCTCTTGTAGATGACGACACACTTGGCAAGTAAGGGAAATACGTCTGTTTTGGGACCTTTAGCCTAGTTCTGCAGACTGCAGGCACAAAGGAAGGAGGGGTGACTGCCTGTTCCTGAGCCACCCTAAAGGCTGCAAGGCAAGGAAACCTGGAAAACAGCCACGGTGGAAACATCTTTCAAACTGTCTCTCCCTTGGTTTAGATTTAAAGGTACTTATCCAGGTTCAAGTGTTTTAATCATATTTATAAGTTTAGACATTACATAGGGCTGATGTGAAAATGTCCAGTATGCTATTTATCACTATACCTACTGGAAGGTGGTTGATATGTTTGTCATACATCTGATAtaagacaactgggaaatcgAGGTCAGATAATGACGTcactgatcttcaggtcggaaagttggAATTCTAGAAAGATAAccgagtttccgacttggaattcggAGTTGGATGATCGTTCAAATTATTTATGTTGAACGCGGCATCgatacctacagtgcattcagaaagtattctgaccccttccctttttccacatttggttacgttacagccttgccctaaagttgattaaataacaattctcaccaatctacacactaccgcataatgacaaagcaaaaacaggtttttagaaatgtttgcaaatgtaaatataaaaatttaaataaatccttatttgcataagtattcagaccctttgctatgagactcaaaattgagctcaggggtgcatcctgttcccattgatcatccttgagatgtttctacaacttgattggagtccaactgcagtaaattcaattgtttggacatgatttggaaagtcacatttttttattttaccaggtaagttgactgagaacacattctcatttacagcaacaacctggggagtagttacaggggagaggataaATCAGCCAATtataagctggggatgattaggtgactgatggtatgagggacaggTTGGGaattttagccaggacaccagggttaacacccctacaataagtgccataggatctttaatgacctcagagagtcaggacacatgTTTAATGTACCATCTGAAAGATGGCACTCTACAtagggcagtgtccccaatcactgacCTGGGGCATCAGAATATTTTttttagactagaggaaagagtgcctcctactggccctccaacaccacttctagcagcatctggtctcccatccagggactgaccaggaccaaccctgcttagcttcagaagccagcagtgggatgcagggtggtatgctgctggcatacACAATTGTCTATAGAAGTTCTCacatttgaaagtgcatgtcagacaaaaaccaagccatgacgtcaaaggaattgtctgtagggctccaagacaggattgtgttgaggcacagatctggggaagggtaccaaaacaattctgcagcattggaggtccccaagaacacagtggcctccatcattcttaaatggaagaagtttggaaccaccaagactcttcctagagctgaccgcctggccaaactgagcaatcgggagaaaagggccttggtcagggaggtgacaaagaacctgatggtcactgacagagctctagagttcctatgtggagatgggagaaacttccagaaggacaaccatctatgcagcactccaccaatcaggcctttattgtagagcggccagacggaagccactccccagtaaaaggcacatgacagctcacttGGAGATTGACTAAAGACAACTAAAGGACTCTGACTAGATGTCGACCGataatttttattttaaaaaaatatatatatttcaggtAGGCTaaacaggtaggctagttgagaacaagttctcatttacaactgcgacctggccaagataaagcaaagcagtgcgacacaaacaacagcagagttacacatggaataaacagacatacagtcaataatacaatacaaaaagtctatatacagtgtgtgcaaatgaggtagagtaaggtaggtaaggcaataaataggccatagtcgCAAAATAATTACAAGATAGCAATTaatcactggagtgatagatgtgcagaagatgaatgtgcaagtagagatactggggtgcaaaggagcaaaaaaaattaaataaataacagtatggggatgaggtagttggatgggctatttacagatggactatgtacaggtgcagaaatctgtgagctgctctgacagctggtgcttaaagttagtgagggagatatgagtctccagcttcagtgatgtttgcagttcattccagtcattggcagcagaaaactggaaggaaaggcggccaaactaggaattggctttgggggtgaccagtgaaatatacctgctggagagcgtgctatgggtgggtgctgctatggtgaccagcgagctgagataagggggaactttacctagcagggtcttgtagatgacctggagccagtgggtgggtttggcgatgagtatgaagcgagggccagccaacgagagcgtacaggtcgcagtggtgggtagtatatggggctttggtgacaaaatggatggcactgtgatagacagtatccaatttattgagtagtgtattggaggctattttgtaaatgacatcgccaaagtcgaggatcggtaggatagtcagttttacgagggtatgtttggcagcatgagaaagatgctttgttgcgaaataggaagccgattctagatttaattttggattggagatgcttaatgtgagtctggaaggagagtttatagtctaaccagacacctaggtatttgtagttgtccacatactctaagtcagaaccgtccagagtagtgatgctggacgggcgggcaggggcaggcagcgatcggttgaagagcatgcatttagttttatttgtatttaagagcagttggaggctacggaaggagagttgtatggcattgaagctcgtctggagggtagttaacacagtgtccaaagaagggccagaagtatacagaatggtgtcgtctgcgtagaggtggatcagagacacaccagcagcaagagcgacatcattgatgtatacagagaaaagagtcggcccaagaattgagccctgtggcacgcacatagagactgccagaggcccggacaacaggccctccgatttgacacactgaactctatcagagaagtagttggtgaaccaggcgaggcaatcatttgagaaaccaaggctgttgagtctgctgatgaggatgtggtgattgacagagtcgaaagccttggccaggtcaatgaatacggctgcacagtattgtttcttatcgatggcggttaagatatcgtttaggacctttttcgtggctgaggtgcacccatgaccagctctgaaaccagattgcatagcggagaaggtgcgttGGGATTCctaatggtcggtaatctgtttgttatctTGGCTTTTAGTGGATTTatgggtggtgacagagtttcctatcctcagtgcagtgggtagctgggaggaggtgctcttattctccaaggactttacagtgtcccataacctttttgagtttgtgttgcaggaagaaaATGTAtccttgaaaaagctagccttggcttttctaactgcctgtgtatattggtttctaacttccctgaaaagttgcatatcatgggggctgttcgatgctaatgcagaacgccacaggatgtttttgtgttggtttaggggagtcaggtctggagagaaccaagggctatatctgttcctggttctacatttcttgaatggggcatgcttatttaagatggtgaggaaggcatttaaaaaaaataaccaggcatcctctactgaagggatgaggtcaatatccttccaggatacccgggccaggtcgattagaaaggcctgctcgctgaagtgtttcagggagcgtttgacagtgatgagtggaggtcgtttgaccgctgacccattacggatgcaagcaatgaggcagtgatcgctgagatcttggttgaaaacagcagaggtgaatttagagggcaagttggttaggatgatatctatgagggtgcctgtgtttacggcttTAGGGTGGtccctggtaggttcattgaaaatttgtgtgagattgagggcaacaagcttagattgtaggatggctggggtgttaagcatgtcccagtttaggtcacctagcagcacgagctctgaagatagatggggggcaatcagttcacatatgttgtccagagcacagctgggggcagagggtggtctatagcaggcggcaacggtgagagacttgtttttagagaggtgtatttttaaaagaagaagttcaaattgtttgggtacagacctggatagtaggacagaactcttcaggctatctctgcagtagattgcaacaccgccccctttggctgttctatcttgtctgaaaatgttgtagttagggatggagatttcagagtttttggtggtcttcctaagccaggattcagatacggctaggacatctgggttggcagagtgtgctacagcagtgaataaaacaaacttaggaaggaggcttctaatgttaacatgcatgaaaccaaggctactacggttacagaagtcatcaaaagagatcgcctggggaataggagtggagctaggcactgcagggcctggattcacctctacatcgccagaggaacagaggaggtgtaggataagggtacggctaaaagctatgacaATTGGTCATCTAGGACaaccggaacagagagtaaaaggagcaggtttctgggggcgataaaatagcttcaaggtataatgtacagacagaggtatggtaggatgggagtacattggaggtaaacctaggcattgagtgatgatgagagagatattgtctctagaaacataattgaaaccagaagatgtcttagcatgtgtgggtggaggaactgaaagtttggataaggtataatgagcagtgctagaggctctacagtgaaataagacaataaacactaaccagaacagcaatggacaaggcatattgacattaaggagaggtcggtgagtagtgaggttggttgcggtcacggcgattcagacagcaaGCCGGGCCTTGGGTAGCAAGTTGGCGGAAGATGGTCTGttattagccacctcgtgcgtttccgtcattagattagtggggttccgtgtggtagaggggaccaatccaattggcaaaatagttatagttatagtggcccaagaaaattggccgatagacctattcagatatgagccgataagacagctaacgattagctggcGCAGATGGGAGTTCAGGTTATGTCatgacggaggggccagttggataactccctcgggcagataacgtcggtagtccagtcgtgaaggcccgatggggctccacaTCGGCAGTAAaatgggtccggataggtgattgtagcccaggagtggctgatggaactcttcagctggctagctccggaataattgatgttagctccgggaccgacgttagccaatagtcactcggatagcagctagttagctgcaagatccaggtgtaaatgtccagagcttgcgttAGAAATCCGGggctatggagagaaaataggtccggtatgctctggtctgagtcgcgttgtacaaaactggcgatagcttttcgagctaagggatagctgatgaccgccaaccatggttagctgaattctaacgttagctagtgaactagatagatggggggcaatcaattcacatatggtgttcaAGGCACAgatgggggcagaaggtggtctatagcaagcggcaacggtgagagacttgtttctggattatgatttttcaacgccgatactgataccgattattggaggaccaaaaaaagccgataccaattaatcTGCCGATTTGTatgtttatttgtaataatgacaattacagcaatattgaatgaacaatgaacacttattttaacttaatataatacataaataaaatctattcagtctcaaataaataatgaaacatgttcaatttggtttaaataatgcaaaaacacagtgttggagaataaAGGGAATGTGCAATATGTGccttgtaaaaaagctaacgtttaagttccttgctcagaacatgagaacatatgaaagctggtggttcaatattcccagttcttcaatattcccagttaagaagttttaagttgtagttattataggaattatgacgtgtcgactatttctctctataccatttgtatttcatacacctttgactattggatgttcttataggcactttagtattaccagcctaatctcgggagttgataggcttgaagtcataaacagagctgtgCATCAAGCATTGTTAAGAGCTGTTGGCAAACGCAGTAGAGTACTGTTTGAATGAATggttacgagcctgctgctgcctaccaccgttcagtcagaatgctctatcaaatatcaaatcatagacttaattataatataataaacacagaaatacgagcctttggtcattaatttggtcaaatccggaaactatcatttggaAAACATTCTTTCAGTGTAATACAGAAACGTTCCGTATTTTATTGAACCCTAAATCTAAATAtttctgttacattgcacaaccttcaatgttatgtcataattatgtaacagtctggcaaattagttcacagttcgcaatgagccaggcggcccaaactgttgcatatacccggactctgcttgcactgaacgcaagagaagtgacacaatttccctagttaatattgcctgctaacattcatttcttttaactaaatatgcaggtttaaaaaaatatacttctgtgtattgattttaagaaaggcattgatgtttatggttaagtacatttgtgcaacgataGTGCTTTTTTCGATAacgcgcttttgttaaatcatcacccgtttggcgaagttgaagtaggctgtgattcgatgataaattaacaggcaccacattgattatatgcaacgcaggacaagctagttaacctagtaatatcaaccatgtgtagttaactagtgattatgtgaagattgattgttttttataagatatgtttaatgctagttagtaacttaccttggctccttgcagccacaaggtgcTTTTGACActgcactcacgtaacaggtggtcagccagccacgcagtttcctcgtggattgcaatttaatcggccataatcggtgtccaaaaaggccgattaccgattgttatgaaaacttgaaatcggccctaattaattggccatgcCGATTATTCGGTCAACCTctatctcagaccatgagaaacaacattctctggtctgatgaaaccaagattgaactatttggcctgaatgccaagcatcccatctggaggaaaccaggcaccatccctacggtgaagcagggtggtggcagcatcatgctgtggggatgtttttcagtggtagggactgagagactagtcaggatcgatggaaagatggacggagcaaagtacagagattccaacaggacaatgaccctaagcacacagccaagacaatgcaggagtggatttgggacaagtctctgaatgtccttgagtggcccagccagagtgcgaacttgaacctgatcaaacatctctggagagatctgaaaatagctgtgcagtgttgctccccatccaacctgacagagcttgagaggatttgccgAGAAGAATAGGAAACACTCCCCAAATGCAAGTGTGTCAAGATTATAGTGTCACACCCAAGaacactcgaggctgtaatcgctgccaaaggtgcttcaacaaagtactgagtaaagggtctgaatacttatgttaatgtgatataAAAAAAATttgtttgtaataaatttgcaaaaatgtctaaaaacctgtttttgttttgtcattatggggtattgtgtgtatattgatgaggaaaaaaactatttaatcaattttagaataaggctgtaacgtaacaaaatgtggaaaaagtcaagaggtctgaataatttccgaatgcactgtacgtggATAACCACATGATGATGTCATCATCCCAGCTGTAGGGGGAAAGCATGAGAGTTGTTAACCTGTTCAAACAAACAAGCTTGGAAGAAACAACCAAAAATTCCCATATGGATAGAAACAGTCCCACAGGTCCAGACATGTGCCACTCCACTGCTGGAGATGGAACATAAGCTGTACACAGCTGTTAACTACCGCAGCTCAGGTCAATGAAAAAACAAACACCCAGCCAAATGTTTTACTTTGACCATCTCATAAGCAAGACAGGCAAAGAAGAACAAGCTGGTTCTCTCTTGGTCTTAATTCAATCCCCTggttgcgttccaaatggcaacaTATTCC
Proteins encoded in this region:
- the LOC106584177 gene encoding glutamine synthetase; the encoded protein is MATSESASLSKTVKQQYMDLPQGDKVQAMYIWIDGTGEGLRCKTRTLDSEPKTIDDLPEWNFDGSSTYQSEGSNSDMYLIPAAMFRDPFRKDPNKLVLCEVLKYNRKPTETNLRLMCKMIMEMVENQVPWFGMEQEYTILGTDGHPFGWPSNGFPGPQGPYYCGVGADKAYGRDIVEAHYRACLYAGVKICGTNAEVMPAQWEFQVGPCEGINMGDHLWAARFILHRVCEDFGVVASFDPKPIPGNWNGAGCHTNFSTKEMREDGGLRGIEDSIEKLGRRHRYHIRAYDPKGGLDNARRLTGHHETSNIHEFSAGVANRGASIRIPRSVGQDKKGYFEDRRPSANCDPYAVTEALIRTCLLSEEGEEPKEYSK